A region of the Mycteria americana isolate JAX WOST 10 ecotype Jacksonville Zoo and Gardens chromosome 24, USCA_MyAme_1.0, whole genome shotgun sequence genome:
TTTGGAGGTTACTAGGGATTGCACAGTGCTCCAGTAAGAAAGCACAGCTGCTGGGTTGCTCTTGGGCAAATCACGTGAAGGTATCCCTCAGGCTGAGCTCACAGGCAAAAGGGAAAGGGCAGAGCGCACATGGGGTTGCATGTTTTTCCCTGATGTCCCCAGTTCTCTCCACTGTCTGCCATGGAGTGACTTTCTCCTAAACATCACCTGTTATCTCCTGTCTTTTTGCCTCCACATCTTGGCTTGCCTGCAGACCTCTCCCAGAAGAGACGGGGATGGAGTCGCTGGGCAGCCCTACAGAAGACGAGAATACATCCTGTAAGTACCAGCCTGCCTTATCAGGAGttcaaaggaaaacaagcctATGGGAACAGCAGCTTGCAGTTAGGGCAAAAGCCAGTTTCCTTGGAGTATCCTCAAAAATTCCCATGTGGGAGAGGAAACCAGCAGAGGTCTGAATTTGCTAATCtttcacaagaagctgggggaggAAATAGGTATTACAGAAGTGTGGGCACTTTTATCAGCCATACCTGCAGGTGTCCAGTACCTCCCAGCTATGATCCACCACCCTTAGCTTCCAAGACCGTAGCCTGAAACATGCATAATGAAAGCACTGAGGATACAGGACGAGGACAACCTGtcagttattttccttttaactccAGCTCCCCCAAATACTTTAAACTTTAATGGGGCACATCGTAAGCGGAAGACACTTGTTGCACCTGAAATCAACATTTCCCTGGACCAGAGTGAAGGCTCCATTCTCTCCGATGACTTCCTGGACACACCAGATGACCTGGATATTAATGTGGATGATATTGAAACTCCTGATGAGACAGATTCCCTCGAATTCCTGGGGAACGGGAATGAACTGGAATGGGAAGGTAAAAGGCTGGTTTGGGGTGCATGTCTGCAggggttggggctttttttcaaCCTAATTTTAACCACTTTTGACACCACTCACCATCAGCAGCTGAGGACCGACTTCCTCAGCAGTGAAGCACAGCACACACAACCAAGCCCCATCTTCCACACAACTCTgccccaccaggaccccaggtaTAGCCCAGGAGTCTCAGCGCTTCCATCTGGGGGTAGTGCGGGCAGAAGTAGTTCAGGGACTTGCAAACACCGCTCCAGCCATAATTCAGGATAAGGCATAAGGCTGTGGACACGCAGGcccttccagctgcagctgggccaCCACGCCAGGCTGGAaggtgctgcctgctgggctctgccagtaGAGCTGTCACATGAATGTTCAAACATCTTGAATAGCGTGGTCTTTGCTAACCTGGCTGATTTTGACTGAATCGTGCAAGCAGCTCTGCTAGCAGACCAGAAGACAACCAGCACAGGCGGTGCCCTCCTCAGCCAGTATAGGTGGATCTGAAGGAAGATCCAGCAAAAAGTCCGGTGCCCGACCTGTGACTGCAGGTACTATAAGCAGCAGGAGATGTTAAGCTTATTTCTATtacaatttggcaatggagcaaGATGATTAAGAAGCACAAACTGACACAGATCAAAGCTGCAGATGAAACCGATGATCCTCAGTCTGTGGTTATTAGTGTCTCTAATTGCacaccaaggctcttgcagagcctCTTTTTATGTTATATTAAAGTAGAAACATTTGTCCCTTTTCCAGATGACACGCCCGTAGCCACAGCCAAGAACATGCCTGGGGACAGTGCAGACCTGTTTGGGGATGGTGGGACAGAAGATGGGAGTGCTACTAATGGACGGCTCTGGAGGACTGTCATCATTGGAGAGCAGGAGCACCGCATCGACCTCCAGATGATCAAACCCTACATGAGAGTGGTGACACATGGAGGTGAGGGAGAGGGCGGCCTAATCTGGGCTTGGTGGATTTCTTTCAGTCCATCTTTGTCAAGCTGGAGGGGATGCCATGAGTGACTGTTTTGGCTGTCTTCAGGGAAAAATTGCTATTCGTTTTGTACCACTATGTGGCAGATAAGCACAAAAGCACCCAGCTGATGCTACAAAACATATAGCCACTGTAGCCATGTTTCAATAAACAAAAGTAGGAATAACGCTGGCTCTGAGCAAGACTGAATATACCCCGACCCTCAGTCCTGGGTACAGGTAGCGCTGCCAGTGATGAAGGGGCTGCAGGTGCTTAATCCCTCTGTAGCTCCGTGCCTGAGCTGCCTCTGGAAGCACAGCTAAAGGCCAATAGGTCCCCAGTTAGTGACCGTTTCTGAAATCTGAGCAAAGCCAAGCAACGACCCAGGGCAAAGCTCTCAGCTGTGTGCTTTGACACAAATTCCTTCCCTGAACCCCACATGCATGTTATAGCCAAAACCAGGATCAGAGGCAAATCTAATTGTGAAAGAGGTCCATATGAGGGACAAACACGTACCTAGAGCTgaacagaggcaaaaaaaccaGCCCAGGCCCAAATTTGGCAATACATCTTCACTGGTATTTCTCCTTCAACTCTTGCATCTCCCCCTGGAAAGAGCCACTGATGCTGCCTGTGTCTGTCTTTCCCAGGATACTATGGAGAAGGTCTCAATGCTATCATTGTCTTTGCTGCCTGCTATCTCCCGGACAGTAACCTGGCTGATTACCACTACATCATGGAGAATCTCTTCCTGTAAGTGGCTGGTCAAGGTATATAAGGGAGAGGAGGGCAAAGAAGGTAACTCAGGCTCTGGGAAAACAGTTTCCATGTATTCATTGCATCAGGAATCTCAGCTGGAAATAGTTTGAATCCAGGCCAAATGTACTCAATGTGCAGCTGCAGGCTGGAGCGAGCATCACTGGGTAAGACACTGTCCACAGCATTTGCATCCGAGTTCAATAAGTCAAAGCATTCAAATATTCAGTGTTAATTATGCCAGTGATGGACTCACAACCAGGCCAGAGCATATACAGACAATGCGGAACAGCTGGTAGATGCTACTGCTAGGCAGAAGAATGGTGCAGGGATGTCCATCAGTGCATGCACTATGCTAACTTGTACCAGCGATCCCTGAGAAATACCCCTAGGCATCGTGCAGAGGTGCCAGGAGAATCTGAAACCTGTTCCAAGGTCTACAAAGAAAGGGTCTAGAGGCCTTTCGGGGTGACACACAGGCACATGAAGAAACCTCAAGGGACTTTCTTTGAGTCTCATGTCCCCATTGCTTTTGATCACCACCCAACAGATACGTGATCAGTAGtctggagctgctggtggccgAGGACTATATGATCGTGTACCTAAACGGAGCAACGCCCCGGAGAAGGATGCCAGGCCTTGGCTGGCTGAAGAAATGCTATCAGATGATAGACAGAAGGTAAGAATCCTGTTGGTGTTTCCTCTCCATTCTTCCCAGTCCTCTTCCCACATCTCTTCCACTGCTTCCTCACAGTCTTCCCAGCCACCCCTCCTTGCTCACTCCCCAGATTCTgtaatttcttcctctgtcacAGCTTTCTGACTTACTCCAGGCTCTCTTCATTGCCTCTTCTCCCTCTATTCCTTCCTTCACAATCACCTTCACAGAGATCAGGCTAATACAGCACCCAAGCAAAGCAGTGCTCCTGCAGCCTGCCGGGTCTGAGCTTAAATAGGGCTCCTGAGGCCATGGGCAGGGCTTCTGTCTGGAGACAGAAGTGCTTGTTAGTGCCCTGACACGTTACAGGTGAGCTAAAGAAAAGGTACTTTGAATCTGACTTTCTGTCCTATGGCTTTTCCGCAGGCTGCGCAAAAACCTCAAAGCATTGATAATCGTACATCCTTCATGGTTCATCCGGACAGTGCTGGCTATATCCAGACCCTTCATCAGGTAAATATAACATGTTCCAAAACTCGGCTGCTTTTGGAGTGGAAGTTTAATCTCATGAATCAGATCTTAAGCTCACTTCTAACTAGTAGTAACCAAGGTGAGACTGTTTGTCATTTGTCCTACATCTCTCTGATACTTCCAAGGACAACTCTAGAGGTGGTTTTAGGAGGCACTGTGGTGGTCTGGATCCAGATCAAAGTTTGTCCCAGTGGGTAGCGCATACAGATTCACTGGGAAGTGGAGGAGTGGTGGTCCTTTATCCCTCCTACAGATATTGAGAGGTGGGGGTCAAAGCAAAGTGAGGTATGGTGATGTGGCATCTCACCACAATTTTTAGTCATCAGCATATTAACTCTGGGAGGGTACACTCAGACTACAGAGGATACAGAGATGCAGAACTCCCCATTTCCATCAGGAAAATTCTGACTTTCTATGGAGAGAACATCAAAACAAGACCTCAAGCACacactctttctctctctctgccagtGTGAAGTTTATCAATAAGATCCAGTATGTTCACAGCCTGGAGGAACTGGAGCAACTTATCCCGATGGAGCATGTGCAGATTCCAGACTGTGTCTTACAGTGAGTATCAGAGGGACCCTGGGGCACACGTAGCTCTGAGGAGGCGCAGGGCAAAAATCCTAT
Encoded here:
- the ATCAY gene encoding caytaxin isoform X2 — its product is MGTTEATLRMENVDVKEEWQDEDFPRPLPEETGMESLGSPTEDENTSSPPNTLNFNGAHRKRKTLVAPEINISLDQSEGSILSDDFLDTPDDLDINVDDIETPDETDSLEFLGNGNELEWEDDTPVATAKNMPGDSADLFGDGGTEDGSATNGRLWRTVIIGEQEHRIDLQMIKPYMRVVTHGGYYGEGLNAIIVFAACYLPDSNLADYHYIMENLFLYVISSLELLVAEDYMIVYLNGATPRRRMPGLGWLKKCYQMIDRRLRKNLKALIIVHPSWFIRTVLAISRPFISVKFINKIQYVHSLEELEQLIPMEHVQIPDCVLQYEEERIKARKERAEEKQDMAEKERPVPPAEDQETSMS
- the ATCAY gene encoding caytaxin isoform X1, which gives rise to MGTTEATLRMENVDVKEEWQDEDFPRPLPEETGMESLGSPTEDENTSSPPNTLNFNGAHRKRKTLVAPEINISLDQSEGSILSDDFLDTPDDLDINVDDIETPDETDSLEFLGNGNELEWEDDTPVATAKNMPGDSADLFGDGGTEDGSATNGRLWRTVIIGEQEHRIDLQMIKPYMRVVTHGGYYGEGLNAIIVFAACYLPDSNLADYHYIMENLFLYVISSLELLVAEDYMIVYLNGATPRRRMPGLGWLKKCYQMIDRRLRKNLKALIIVHPSWFIRTVLAISRPFISVKFINKIQYVHSLEELEQLIPMEHVQIPDCVLQYEEERIKARKERAEEKQDMAEKESRPVPPAEDQETSMS
- the ATCAY gene encoding caytaxin isoform X3, with the protein product MESLGSPTEDENTSSPPNTLNFNGAHRKRKTLVAPEINISLDQSEGSILSDDFLDTPDDLDINVDDIETPDETDSLEFLGNGNELEWEDDTPVATAKNMPGDSADLFGDGGTEDGSATNGRLWRTVIIGEQEHRIDLQMIKPYMRVVTHGGYYGEGLNAIIVFAACYLPDSNLADYHYIMENLFLYVISSLELLVAEDYMIVYLNGATPRRRMPGLGWLKKCYQMIDRRLRKNLKALIIVHPSWFIRTVLAISRPFISVKFINKIQYVHSLEELEQLIPMEHVQIPDCVLQYEEERIKARKERAEEKQDMAEKESRPVPPAEDQETSMS